From Dioscorea cayenensis subsp. rotundata cultivar TDr96_F1 chromosome 13, TDr96_F1_v2_PseudoChromosome.rev07_lg8_w22 25.fasta, whole genome shotgun sequence, the proteins below share one genomic window:
- the LOC120274719 gene encoding disease resistance protein UNI-like, giving the protein MVGIWGMGGVGKTTLLRKIYNSLLDDENTGFDYVILVVATKDVQLEKLREEIATKLQLISSSSKEGISNFLKTKNFVLLLDDIWVVVDLVELGIPHPHSNDNSTKQYKRKVIFTTRSEELCTKMRADEKIKVECLEPQEAWDLFKENVNLDVIESDVRMKEIARQVMNECRGLPLTLILIGKAMSNKKNFEEWDYVLRSMRKSKTSIIQDVEKSLYPTLEISYDNLPNKLCKDCFLYISLWPRGVGISNEDIIDFWIRLGLIHEFDNLREAYGHGQYILRLLEAACLLEPYEKAYMDFKKDLRLHDVIRDMALWIVAKSEARNIWIANANMGLNRISNVAAKKWRFAVGVSLMNNNIETLPKLTQQCSHLLSLMMQHNLNLKNIPDGFFLRMSNLRYLNLSETKLRRLPRDVKCLVNLQYLNISKTEISVLPSEMINLQNLQFLICQHLWWDHITPDGLVSKLLNLQVLDIYPNAEIKLKELNTLKENIKALGLCVTSLNVLQQLSELPTCTYV; this is encoded by the coding sequence ATGGTGGGGATATGGGGCATGGGGGGTGTTGGCAAGACCACACTATTGAGAAAAATCTACAACTCATTGTTGGATGATGAAAACACAGGATTCGATTATGTAATATTGGTTGTGGCTACAAAAGATGTTCAGTTGGAAAAGCTTCGGGAAGAGATAGCTACAAAATTGCAATTGATCAGTTCATCTAGCAAAGAAGGCATATCCAATTTcttgaaaactaaaaattttgtattgctcTTGGATGATATATGGGTTGTAGTAGATCTTGTGGAACTTGGGATTCCTCATCCTCATAGTAACGACAACTCCACCAAACAATACAAGCGGAAAGTGATTTTCACTACTCGATCTGAAGAATTGTGCACTAAGATGAGGGCTGATGAGAAGATTAAAGTGGAATGCTTAGAGCCACAAGAAGCATGGGATCTTTTCAAAGAGAATGTTAACTTAGATGTTATTGAGTCGGATGTGAGGATGAAGGAAATAGCAAGACAAGTGATGAATGAATGCAGAGGTTTGCCGCTCACTCTTATACTGATTGGTAAAGCCATGTCGAACAAAAAGAATTTTGAAGAGTGGGACTATGTACTCAGGTCTATGAGGAAGTCCAAAACTAGTATAATTCAAGATGTTGAGAAATCATTGTATCCAACTCTAGAAATAAGTTATGACAATCTCCCTAATAAACTTTGTAAAGATTGTTttctatatatttctttatgGCCAAGAGGTGTCGGTATCTCCAATGAAGATATTATAGACTTCTGGATAAGACTTGGACTAATCCATGAATTTGATAATCTGAGGGAAGCTTATGGTCATGGGCAGTATATCCTTCGTTTACTAGAGGCAGCATGTTTGTTGGAGCCTTATGAGAAAGCATATATGGATTTCAAAAAAGATCTGAGGTTACATGATGTGATTCGTGATATGGCTCTGTGGATAGTGGCAAAGTCTGAAGCTAGAAACATATGGATAGCAAATGCAAATATGGGATTGAACAGAATATCAAATGTGGCAGCTAAGAAATGGCGGTTTGCAGTAGGGGTATCTCTGATGAACAATAATATAGAAACTTTACCGAAATTGACTCAACAATGTTCTCACCTCCTGAGCTTAATGATGCAAcataatttgaatttgaagaATATTCCTGATGGATTTTTCTTGCGCATGTCAAATCTTAGATATTTGAATCTATCCGAGACTAAACTTAGAAGACTTCCAAGAGACGTAAAATGTTTGGTTAATCTGCAGTACCTCAACATTTCAAAGACGGAAATCTCAGTTCTACCATCTGAGATGATAAACTTGCAAAATCTGCAATTTTTGATCTGTCAGCATTTGTGGTGGGATCACATAACACCTGATGGATTGGTCTCAAAATTGCTGAACCTGCAGGTTCTTGACATATATCCAAATGCCGAGATAAAACTAAAGGAGCTGAATACATTGAAAGAGAACATCAAAGCATTAGGACTGTGTGTAACGTCACTAAATGTTCTGCAACAACTTTCAGAATTACCAACATGCACATATGTTTAG